The following coding sequences are from one Bombus huntii isolate Logan2020A unplaced genomic scaffold, iyBomHunt1.1 ctg00000260.1, whole genome shotgun sequence window:
- the LOC126877858 gene encoding organic cation transporter protein-like: MYRMLEIASHVDIEEEAKVEYIVDGIIDDENNKAILYGATSIKELRKRLVMYEEQKSRRAKSIVKPAKTQKNGKPSQSVDAMKKGRCFICGSEDHLSVKCPERGEGVRCSECSGFGHIAARCTARPKETCVVSRSEKGKLSLAIPVNREGYSRCSMYDVNYTEILLNGSHVPDPSWPTKDCQQGWEFNYTTVPYASVASELGWVCQYDALPTIAQSIFFIGAIFGGLIFGWVADQYGRIPALLGANLMGFLAGVVAAFTGSFWQFTLCRFFVGFAFDNCFTMMYILVLEYAGPKWRTFVANMSIAVFFMFATCILPWIAYYLADWRMTCIVTSVPLVLAVGTPWLIPESARWLVSQGQIDRAIKILGKFERINGTKVPDDIYRRFRETCARICKEEEADKTYSVLDLFRTPRLRNITILFIVIWMAISLVFDGHVRNVDNLGLDVFVTFTIAAATELPADTFFTLVLDRWGRRWLACGSLVISGIFSIWASAVSNSIYTASLAILGRFWINISYNIGLQYAAEVLPTVVRAQGVALIHIMGYVASILAPFVVYLNVVSSFLPLLVLGTLGIMDGLLTLFLPETLNKDLPQTLQDSEDFGKDQKMWDVPCIGRKREDEETPPVAMFRSFSRCSARNSMRASLRGEPLRSSMLRRSSIKSRKSENSITEVERL; the protein is encoded by the exons ATGTACCGCATGCTCgaaatagccagccatgtGGACATAGAGGAGGAAGCAAAGGTGGAATACATAGTGGATGGAATAATAGACGACGAGAACAATAAGGCTATATTGTACGGCGCTACGTCAATCAAAGAGTTGAGGAAGAGGTTAGTGATGTACGAAGAGCAGAAGAGTCGCAGAGCAAAGTCGATTGTGAAGCCGGCTAAAACCCAGAAGAACGGGAAGCCCAGTCAATCTGTAGATGCAATGAAGAAGGGAAGATGCTTCATTTGCGGTAGTGAGGATCATCTAAGTGTTAAGTGTCCGGAGAGGGGAGAAGGTGTTAGGTGTTCCGAGTGCAGCGGATTTGGACATATTGCAGCGAGGTGTACGGCACGACCGAAAGAGACTTGCGTAGTGTCAAGATCCGAAAAGGGGAA GCTGTCGCTGGCGATACCAGTCAACCGCGAAGGTTACTCGAGATGCAGCATGTACGATGTAAATTACACGGAAATTTTGCTAAATGGAAGCCACGTACCGGACCCATCGTGGCCAACGAAAGATTGCCAACAAGGATGGGAATTTAATTATACCACCGTCCCTTATGCGTCTGTGGCATCCGAG CTGGGATGGGTTTGTCAGTATGATGCATTGCCAACCATAGCTCAAAGTATCTTCTTCATCGGCGCTATCTTCGGAGGATTAATTTTTGGATGGGTTGCTGATCAATATGGAAGAATACCAGCTTTGCTCGGAGCTAATTTAATGGGATTTCTCGCTGGGGTGGTTGCTGCGTTCACGGGTAGCTTCTGGCAGTTCACTTTGTGTCGTTTTTTCGTTGGATTCGCCTTTGATAATTGCTTCACTATGATGTACATATTAG TATTAGAATACGCTGGACCAAAGTGGAGGACATTCGTGGCGAATATGTCGATCGCAGTATTCTTCATGTTTGCAACTTGCATTCTACCCTGGATCGCCTATTATTTGGCCGACTGGAGGATGACCTGTATTGTCACCTCAGTTCCTCTTGTTCTAGCCGTAGGTACGCCATGGTTGATACCGGAAAGCGCTCGATGGCTGGTCAGCCAAGGTCAGATAGACAGGGCCATTAAAATCCTTGGTAAATTCGAGCGAATCAACGGCACCAAGGTGCCCGATGACATCTATAGACGATTCCGG GAAACCTGTGCCAGAATCTGCAAAGAGGAGGAAGCAGACAAAACGTACTCCGTGTTGGATCTATTTAGAACGCCACGACTACGGAATATCACGATtctatttattgttatttg GATGGCGATTTCTTTGGTGTTCGATGGTCACGTACGAAACGTCGATAATTTAGGCCTGGACGTGTTTGTTACGTTCACGATTGCTGCAGCAACCGAGCTGCCTGCTGACACGTTCTTCACGCTCGTTCTTGATCGATGGGGCAGAAGATGGCTGGCATGTGGTTCCCTCGTCATTTCTGGTATCTTCAGCATCTGGGCTTCTGCCGTTTCCAATA gTATATATACAGCTTCTCTGGCAATTCTCGGTAGATTTTGGATAAACATTTCATACAATATCGGTCTCCAATATGCGGCTGAAGTATTACCAACTGTGGTTAGAGCTCAGGGTGTAGCTTTGATACATATAATGGGATACGTTGCTAGTATCCTCGCACCCTTCGTAGTCTATCTCAATGTTGTGTCCTCGTTCCTACCTCTTCTTGTGCTGGGCACACTCGGAATTATGGACGGTCTTCTGACTCTCTTTTTGCCGGAAACATTGAATAAGGATCTTCCGCAGACGCTGCAGGACAGCGAGGATTTTGGAAAAGATCAGAAGATGTGGGATGTACCTTGTATCGGAAG GAAACGCGAGGACGAGGAGACACCACCGGTCGCCATGTTCCGATCATTTTCTAGATGCAGTGCGAGGAATTCGATGAGAGCGTCGCTTCGCGGTGAACCTTTAAGGAGTAGCATGCTACGGAGATCGAGTATAAAATCGAGGAAAAGCGAAAACTCGATCACAGAGGTCGAAAGGCTGTAG